The Aedes albopictus strain Foshan chromosome 2, AalbF5, whole genome shotgun sequence region GACAGGTACAATCGTTGTTTAGTCTGCCTTCGCTTTCCAAAGAGTCGGTTTCGGATTTACACGTTCTTGTTGAGGGGTTTGAAAGAGCCGTGCAAACTTTGGATCAGGTCGTCCAGCCAGCAGAGTACAAGGACCTTTTGCTAGTAAATCTTCTCACCAATCGTTTGGACCCTGTGACCCGCAGAGGATGGGAAGAGTTTTCATCCACAAACGataaggattccttgaaggatttgatGGAATTTCTACAACGAAGGATCCGTGTACTCGAGTCACTTCCAACGAAGGCCGCCGAATCTAGAGGCGTTCATTCGGTGCAGCCGCAGTCTCAAAAGCAGAAGCAGTCGACGGTGAAAACTAGCTACAGCACAATGCAGTCTTCATCCGGAAAACGGTGCGTGGCGTGCAAGGAGAATCATTTTCTCTTCCAGTGTGCCGCATTCCAGCGAATGTCAGTGGTTGACAGGGATGCACTGCTGAAAACCCACTCTTTATGCAGGAATTGCTTTAAAATGGGCCATATGTCCAAGGAATGCCAGTCCAAGTTCAATTGTCGGAACTGTAAGGGTCGCCACCACACTCTGGTGTGTTTCAGGTCGGAGAAGGATAGCTCTGCAAAGGTCGCAGCGGTTGCTAGGGGCAGCCATCCTtcaattccaagggaatcctccgAGGCCAGCGAAGCTTCCGGATCGGGTTCGTCTCAGGTGGTTAACATGACAGCCACCGACATTCCGGTTTCTGGTGCGGCTCAACAGTATTCTTCGCAAGTCTTGCTAGCAACAGCAGTCGTCGTCGTGGAAGATGACGAAGGAGGACGGTTTCCTGCTCGGGCTCTGCTGGATTCAGGTTCGGAAAGCAACTTCATCACGGAGCGGCTTAGTCAACGGATGAAGACTCACCGAGAAAGGGTAGACATCTCGGTGCGTGGGATTGGTCAGTCAGGGACCAAGGTCAGGCAAAAAATCCAGGCGGTGGTTCGCTCGCGAGTTTCTCAATTCTCGCAATCTATGAGCTTCCTTATTCTACCTAGCGTAACGGTGAATCTTCCAACTGCTACAATCAATATGGATGGTTGGTCGATACCTCCAGGGATCAAACTGGCTGATCCCGCCTTTTTCGAGTCTGGTAGAGTAGATATGGTGCTCGGTATCGAGTCATTCTTCGACTTTTTCGAAACCGGTCAAAGGAAAACCCTAGGAAACGAATTGCCAACGCTCAACGAATCGGTTTTTGGATGGGTGGTGTGTGGAGGCTTATCCAACTCAAGTCAGGATCTGCGCATCACTTGCAACGCTTCAGCAACAGAGAATCTGGAGTCTATGGTTGCCCGGTTCTGGTCCAGTGAAGAGGTTGGTCCGGTCAAGGTACTCTCACCGGAGGAAAAACAATGTGAGGACCTATTCCAAAATACAGTCCAAAGGAATCCCGAAGGCAGATATACTGTCACACTCCCAAAGGAAGAAGACGCTGTTTCACGGCTGGGCGAGTCCAAGGAAATCGCTATCCGGCGTCTTCAAGGTACCGAGCGTAGATTGGGCAGAAATGCAAATCTCCACAAAAGCTATCACGACTTCATGGAGGAATATGAGTCGATGGGACATATGGTGAAGGTGGAAGGAGCAGCGTTAACATCACAACGGCGTTGTTTCCTACCTCATCATCCTGTTTTCAAGGAGGACAGCACTACCACGAAGGTCAGAGTGGTGTTCGACGCTTCCTGTGCGACGTCATCCGGCGTATCCCTCAACAATGTGTTACTGACAGGACCGGTAATACAGGACGACTTGAGGTCAATCATCATGCGGAGTCGTACCAAGCAAATCATGCTCGTTTCGGACGTCGAGAAGATGTTCCGACAAATCTGGGTGCATCCGGAAGACAGACCTCTCCAATGCATCTTGTGGCGCGCTAATCCTCAGGACGAGATCAACGTGTACGAGCTCAAAACCGTTACGTACGGAACGAAACCGGCACCATACCTAGCCACAAGGACCCTCAAACAACTAGCGATGGATGAAGAGGCGACATACCCCCTTGGTGCAGCTGCAGCGAGTGAAGACACATACATGGATGATGTCATCACGGGGGCAGATTCGGTGGAACAGGCTTGCGAGCTTCGTAAACAACTAAGCGAAATGACGGAACGAGGTGGATTTAGGCTTAGGAAGTGGGCTTCCAATTGCTCCAAGGCCTTGGAAGGACTTACTGAGGACAACCTAGCGATCCGAGAGGTGGACGGAATCAATTTGGACCCGGACCCGTCCGTGAAGACCCTCGGACTTACCTGGATGCCGAGGAGTGATCAGCTGAAGTTTAAGTTCGACATTCCGGCGGTGCAACAAGATCAACAATTCACCAAACGGGAAGTACTATCCATAATCGCGACGCTCTTCGACCCCCTAGGGCTGCTAGGAGCAACAATCACAACTGCGAAGATCGTGATGCAGCTTCTCTGGAAATTTCGAGACGATGATGACCATGCGCTGGACTGGGACCAGCCGATACCTTTGATGGTGGGTGAGGTTTGGAGGAGATACCTCACACAACTTCC contains the following coding sequences:
- the LOC134286276 gene encoding uncharacterized protein LOC134286276; amino-acid sequence: MAPRKPASLKNLVVKLQEIQADLDDILEFTQDYEEATTATDVNMRLIRLDELWEKYGETLVEIKCHEDYTAEDETYNEQRLLYSSRYYRSKSSLTDKATELQGTPELNQSTRANDSTLHGALDHVRLPQIKLQTFNGDIDEWISFRDLFTSLIHWRTDLPEVEKLHYLKGCLQGEPKALIDPLKITQANYLIAWDTLLKRYNNSKQLKKRQVQSLFSLPSLSKESVSDLHVLVEGFERAVQTLDQVVQPAEYKDLLLVNLLTNRLDPVTRRGWEEFSSTNDKDSLKDLMEFLQRRIRVLESLPTKAAESRGVHSVQPQSQKQKQSTVKTSYSTMQSSSGKRCVACKENHFLFQCAAFQRMSVVDRDALLKTHSLCRNCFKMGHMSKECQSKFNCRNCKGRHHTLVCFRSEKDSSAKVAAVARGSHPSIPRESSEASEASGSGSSQVVNMTATDIPVSGAAQQYSSQVLLATAVVVVEDDEGGRFPARALLDSGSESNFITERLSQRMKTHRERVDISVRGIGQSGTKVRQKIQAVVRSRVSQFSQSMSFLILPSVTVNLPTATINMDGWSIPPGIKLADPAFFESGRVDMVLGIESFFDFFETGQRKTLGNELPTLNESVFGWVVCGGLSNSSQDLRITCNASATENLESMVARFWSSEEVGPVKVLSPEEKQCEDLFQNTVQRNPEGRYTVTLPKEEDAVSRLGESKEIAIRRLQGTERRLGRNANLHKSYHDFMEEYESMGHMVKVEGAALTSQRRCFLPHHPVFKEDSTTTKVRVVFDASCATSSGVSLNNVLLTGPVIQDDLRSIIMRSRTKQIMLVSDVEKMFRQIWVHPEDRPLQCILWRANPQDEINVYELKTVTYGTKPAPYLATRTLKQLAMDEEATYPLGAAAASEDTYMDDVITGADSVEQACELRKQLSEMTERGGFRLRKWASNCSKALEGLTEDNLAIREVDGINLDPDPSVKTLGLTWMPRSDQLKFKFDIPAVQQDQQFTKREVLSIIATLFDPLGLLGATITTAKIVMQLLWKFRDDDDHALDWDQPIPLMVGEVWRRYLTQLPLLNEIRIDRCVVIPNAVTTEIHCFSDASEKAYGCCIYSRSVDAAGKIRVRLLSSKSRVAPLKCLTIPRLELCGAVLSAQLFEKVQESLKFPTQPYFWTDSTCVLRWIQAAPTTWTTYVANRVAKIHTLTNSEQWRHVPGKENPADLISREFNDWYLGRSSSYIELVRRTAYWLRYLKLLRTPKEQRNPPKFLTTVELREAEFTVVRMVQKEFFVDEWKALAKREAVQRKSPLRWFSPYISEDQVIRVGGRLRHSEEAEDTKHPMVLPAGHHLTKLILRYYHEKLLHAGPQLLLAAVRQRFWPLGGRNVARNVVHRCMKCFRSKPTSIEQFMGELPAARVTVSRPFSQTGVDYCGPFYVRPAPRRPAVKMYVAVFICLCTKAVHLELVSDLTTDRFIQALRRFTSRRGKAKDMYSDNGTNFVGARNKLRDLYELVRSQEHQERIVKHSLEDGTQWHFNPPSAPHFGGLWEAAVRSAKVHLLKVAGETTLSPEDFNTLLVQIEGDPIPSHIIGSSHYYKPARLATRPATPRHPRHHFDIRHLRSL